One genomic segment of Equus przewalskii isolate Varuska chromosome 13, EquPr2, whole genome shotgun sequence includes these proteins:
- the DELE1 gene encoding death ligand signal enhancer isoform X5 — protein sequence MALPRLLGPGLRGLSSKSTSPDGPQAASSALLAPVPSFDRSGPHGPGPGTSRGPRSHGWKAAFQWMSARVSPNTLRDAISWGTLAVLALQLARQIHFQANLPAGPLRAERCSWRSPLDHFLSSPLWHPCSSLRRHILPSPDGPAPRHTGLREPRLSPEDRSIQAEGLSPHSSLRGAGPQDPSEEDPSDVNFLHASSSFRSKAKPAQPQPAGEKQEQEQSKTLPLEEAVTSIQQLFQLSVSIAFNFLGTENMRNGDYTVAFSYFQKAADRGYSKAQYNVGLCHEHGRGTPRDLSKAALYYRLAASQGHSLAQYRYARCLLQGPSSSLDPEQQRAVSMLKQAADAGLREDSQSRYHLGICYEKGLGVQRSLGEAVRCYQQSAALGNEPAQERLRALFSVEAAAPGSSDLAVRGLKSFSSPSLCSLNTLLAGTLCLPHASSTGNLGLLCRSGRLGASPGAPSRALPPHPYPLERSLVRLGFG from the exons ATGG CTCTTCCCCGTCTGCTGGGACCTGGCCTCCGGGGGCTGAGCTCCAAGTCCACCAGCCCAGATGGCCCTCAGGCTGCCTCCTCTGCCCTGCTGGCCCCTGTGCCCAGCTTTGACAG GTCGGGCCCCCATGGCCCAGGCCCAGGCACAAGCAGGGGCCCAAGGTCCCATGGATGGAAGGCTGCCTTCCAGTGGATGTCTGCCCGTGTCTCCCCAAACACCCTGAGGGATGCCATATCGTGG GGCACTCTGGCCGTGCTGGCCCTGCAGCTGGCAAGGCAGATCCACTTCCAGGCAAACCTGCCAGCAGGACCTCTGCGAGCGGAGCGCTGCTCTTGGCGCAGTCCCCTGGACCATTTCCTCTCGTCTCCCTTGTGGCACCCGTGCTCCT CGCTGCGGAGGCATATTCTccccagccctgatggcccagctcCCAGGCACACTGGCCTCAGGGAACCCAGGCTGAGCCCGGAAGATCGGTCCATTCAGGCCGAGGGCCTCTCTCCACACAGTTCCTTGAGAGGAGCTGGTCCTCAGGATCCCTCTGAGGAAG ATCCCAGTGATGTCAACTTCCTGCATGCCAGCAGTAGCTTCAGATCCAAGGCAAAACCGGCCCAGCCTCAGCCCGCTGGTGAAAAGCAG GAACAGGAGCAATCCAAAACTCTTCCCCTTGAGGAGGCTGTGACTTCCATTCAGCAGCTCTTCCAGCTCAGTGTTTCCATTGCTTTCAACTTCCTGG GGACAGAGAACATGAGGAATGGGGACTACACGGTAGCCTTTTCTTACTTCCAGAAAGCAGCAGACCGCGGCTACAGCAAGGCACAGTACAATGTGGGCTTGTGTCACGAGCACGGCAGAGGCACCCCCAGGGACCTCAGCAAG GCCGCCCTTTATTACCGGTTGGCTGCCAGTCAGGGCCACAGCCTGGCTCAGTACCGCTATGCCAGGTGCCTGCTGCAGGGCCCATCCTCCTCGTTGGACCCTGAGCAGCAGAGGGCAGTGTCCATGCTGAAGCAGGCTGCAGACGCAGGCTTGAGAGAG GACTCACAGAGCAGGTACCACTTGGGAATTTGCTACGAGAAGGGCCTTGGTGTGCAGAGGAGTCTGGGAGAGGCTGTGAGATGTTACCAGCAGTCAGCGGCTCTGGGGAATGAGCCCGCCCAGGAGAGGCTGCGGGCCCTCTTTTCTGTGGAGGCAGCAG CCCCGGGGTCCAGCGACCTGGCAGTTAGAGGATTGAAGtccttctccagcccctccctctgcagcctgAACACTCTGCTGGCAGGAACCTTGTGCCTCCCACATGCCTCAAGCACAGGGAACCTTGGCCTCCTCTGTAGAAGTGGGCGTCTCGGAGCCAGCCCTGGAGCCCCCAGCAGGGCTCTCCCGCCTCACCCCTACCCCTTGGAAAGGAGTCTCGTCAGACTGGGTTTTGGCTAA
- the DELE1 gene encoding death ligand signal enhancer isoform X2 produces MERALPRLLGPGLRGLSSKSTSPDGPQAASSALLAPVPSFDRSGPHGPGPGTSRGPRSHGWKAAFQWMSARVSPNTLRDAISWGTLAVLALQLARQIHFQANLPAGPLRAERCSWRSPLDHFLSSPLWHPCSSLRRHILPSPDGPAPRHTGLREPRLSPEDRSIQAEGLSPHSSLRGAGPQDPSEEDPSDVNFLHASSSFRSKAKPAQPQPAGEKQEQEQSKTLPLEEAVTSIQQLFQLSVSIAFNFLGTENMRNGDYTVAFSYFQKAADRGYSKAQYNVGLCHEHGRGTPRDLSKAALYYRLAASQGHSLAQYRYARCLLQGPSSSLDPEQQRAVSMLKQAADAGLREAQAFLGVLFTKEPYLDEQRAVKYLWLAANNGDSQSRYHLGICYEKGLGVQRSLGEAVRCYQQSAALGNEPAQERLRALFSVEAAAPGSSDLAVRGLKSFSSPSLCSLNTLLAGTLCLPHASSTGNLGLLCRSGRLGASPGAPSRALPPHPYPLERSLVRLGFG; encoded by the exons ATGGAAAGAG CTCTTCCCCGTCTGCTGGGACCTGGCCTCCGGGGGCTGAGCTCCAAGTCCACCAGCCCAGATGGCCCTCAGGCTGCCTCCTCTGCCCTGCTGGCCCCTGTGCCCAGCTTTGACAG GTCGGGCCCCCATGGCCCAGGCCCAGGCACAAGCAGGGGCCCAAGGTCCCATGGATGGAAGGCTGCCTTCCAGTGGATGTCTGCCCGTGTCTCCCCAAACACCCTGAGGGATGCCATATCGTGG GGCACTCTGGCCGTGCTGGCCCTGCAGCTGGCAAGGCAGATCCACTTCCAGGCAAACCTGCCAGCAGGACCTCTGCGAGCGGAGCGCTGCTCTTGGCGCAGTCCCCTGGACCATTTCCTCTCGTCTCCCTTGTGGCACCCGTGCTCCT CGCTGCGGAGGCATATTCTccccagccctgatggcccagctcCCAGGCACACTGGCCTCAGGGAACCCAGGCTGAGCCCGGAAGATCGGTCCATTCAGGCCGAGGGCCTCTCTCCACACAGTTCCTTGAGAGGAGCTGGTCCTCAGGATCCCTCTGAGGAAG ATCCCAGTGATGTCAACTTCCTGCATGCCAGCAGTAGCTTCAGATCCAAGGCAAAACCGGCCCAGCCTCAGCCCGCTGGTGAAAAGCAG GAACAGGAGCAATCCAAAACTCTTCCCCTTGAGGAGGCTGTGACTTCCATTCAGCAGCTCTTCCAGCTCAGTGTTTCCATTGCTTTCAACTTCCTGG GGACAGAGAACATGAGGAATGGGGACTACACGGTAGCCTTTTCTTACTTCCAGAAAGCAGCAGACCGCGGCTACAGCAAGGCACAGTACAATGTGGGCTTGTGTCACGAGCACGGCAGAGGCACCCCCAGGGACCTCAGCAAG GCCGCCCTTTATTACCGGTTGGCTGCCAGTCAGGGCCACAGCCTGGCTCAGTACCGCTATGCCAGGTGCCTGCTGCAGGGCCCATCCTCCTCGTTGGACCCTGAGCAGCAGAGGGCAGTGTCCATGCTGAAGCAGGCTGCAGACGCAGGCTTGAGAGAG GCTCAAGCTTTCCTCGGGGTGCTTTTCACCAAGGAGCCATACCTGGATGAGCAGAGGGCTGTGAAATACCTTTGGCTTGCAGCCAACAATGGG GACTCACAGAGCAGGTACCACTTGGGAATTTGCTACGAGAAGGGCCTTGGTGTGCAGAGGAGTCTGGGAGAGGCTGTGAGATGTTACCAGCAGTCAGCGGCTCTGGGGAATGAGCCCGCCCAGGAGAGGCTGCGGGCCCTCTTTTCTGTGGAGGCAGCAG CCCCGGGGTCCAGCGACCTGGCAGTTAGAGGATTGAAGtccttctccagcccctccctctgcagcctgAACACTCTGCTGGCAGGAACCTTGTGCCTCCCACATGCCTCAAGCACAGGGAACCTTGGCCTCCTCTGTAGAAGTGGGCGTCTCGGAGCCAGCCCTGGAGCCCCCAGCAGGGCTCTCCCGCCTCACCCCTACCCCTTGGAAAGGAGTCTCGTCAGACTGGGTTTTGGCTAA
- the DELE1 gene encoding death ligand signal enhancer isoform X1 produces MWRLPGLLGRALPRLLGPGLRGLSSKSTSPDGPQAASSALLAPVPSFDRSGPHGPGPGTSRGPRSHGWKAAFQWMSARVSPNTLRDAISWGTLAVLALQLARQIHFQANLPAGPLRAERCSWRSPLDHFLSSPLWHPCSSLRRHILPSPDGPAPRHTGLREPRLSPEDRSIQAEGLSPHSSLRGAGPQDPSEEDPSDVNFLHASSSFRSKAKPAQPQPAGEKQEQEQSKTLPLEEAVTSIQQLFQLSVSIAFNFLGTENMRNGDYTVAFSYFQKAADRGYSKAQYNVGLCHEHGRGTPRDLSKAALYYRLAASQGHSLAQYRYARCLLQGPSSSLDPEQQRAVSMLKQAADAGLREAQAFLGVLFTKEPYLDEQRAVKYLWLAANNGDSQSRYHLGICYEKGLGVQRSLGEAVRCYQQSAALGNEPAQERLRALFSVEAAAPGSSDLAVRGLKSFSSPSLCSLNTLLAGTLCLPHASSTGNLGLLCRSGRLGASPGAPSRALPPHPYPLERSLVRLGFG; encoded by the exons ATGTGGCGCCTCCCAGGACTCCTGGGCCGAG CTCTTCCCCGTCTGCTGGGACCTGGCCTCCGGGGGCTGAGCTCCAAGTCCACCAGCCCAGATGGCCCTCAGGCTGCCTCCTCTGCCCTGCTGGCCCCTGTGCCCAGCTTTGACAG GTCGGGCCCCCATGGCCCAGGCCCAGGCACAAGCAGGGGCCCAAGGTCCCATGGATGGAAGGCTGCCTTCCAGTGGATGTCTGCCCGTGTCTCCCCAAACACCCTGAGGGATGCCATATCGTGG GGCACTCTGGCCGTGCTGGCCCTGCAGCTGGCAAGGCAGATCCACTTCCAGGCAAACCTGCCAGCAGGACCTCTGCGAGCGGAGCGCTGCTCTTGGCGCAGTCCCCTGGACCATTTCCTCTCGTCTCCCTTGTGGCACCCGTGCTCCT CGCTGCGGAGGCATATTCTccccagccctgatggcccagctcCCAGGCACACTGGCCTCAGGGAACCCAGGCTGAGCCCGGAAGATCGGTCCATTCAGGCCGAGGGCCTCTCTCCACACAGTTCCTTGAGAGGAGCTGGTCCTCAGGATCCCTCTGAGGAAG ATCCCAGTGATGTCAACTTCCTGCATGCCAGCAGTAGCTTCAGATCCAAGGCAAAACCGGCCCAGCCTCAGCCCGCTGGTGAAAAGCAG GAACAGGAGCAATCCAAAACTCTTCCCCTTGAGGAGGCTGTGACTTCCATTCAGCAGCTCTTCCAGCTCAGTGTTTCCATTGCTTTCAACTTCCTGG GGACAGAGAACATGAGGAATGGGGACTACACGGTAGCCTTTTCTTACTTCCAGAAAGCAGCAGACCGCGGCTACAGCAAGGCACAGTACAATGTGGGCTTGTGTCACGAGCACGGCAGAGGCACCCCCAGGGACCTCAGCAAG GCCGCCCTTTATTACCGGTTGGCTGCCAGTCAGGGCCACAGCCTGGCTCAGTACCGCTATGCCAGGTGCCTGCTGCAGGGCCCATCCTCCTCGTTGGACCCTGAGCAGCAGAGGGCAGTGTCCATGCTGAAGCAGGCTGCAGACGCAGGCTTGAGAGAG GCTCAAGCTTTCCTCGGGGTGCTTTTCACCAAGGAGCCATACCTGGATGAGCAGAGGGCTGTGAAATACCTTTGGCTTGCAGCCAACAATGGG GACTCACAGAGCAGGTACCACTTGGGAATTTGCTACGAGAAGGGCCTTGGTGTGCAGAGGAGTCTGGGAGAGGCTGTGAGATGTTACCAGCAGTCAGCGGCTCTGGGGAATGAGCCCGCCCAGGAGAGGCTGCGGGCCCTCTTTTCTGTGGAGGCAGCAG CCCCGGGGTCCAGCGACCTGGCAGTTAGAGGATTGAAGtccttctccagcccctccctctgcagcctgAACACTCTGCTGGCAGGAACCTTGTGCCTCCCACATGCCTCAAGCACAGGGAACCTTGGCCTCCTCTGTAGAAGTGGGCGTCTCGGAGCCAGCCCTGGAGCCCCCAGCAGGGCTCTCCCGCCTCACCCCTACCCCTTGGAAAGGAGTCTCGTCAGACTGGGTTTTGGCTAA
- the DELE1 gene encoding death ligand signal enhancer isoform X4, with protein MWRLPGLLGRALPRLLGPGLRGLSSKSTSPDGPQAASSALLAPVPSFDRSGPHGPGPGTSRGPRSHGWKAAFQWMSARVSPNTLRDAISWGTLAVLALQLARQIHFQANLPAGPLRAERCSWRSPLDHFLSSPLWHPCSSLRRHILPSPDGPAPRHTGLREPRLSPEDRSIQAEGLSPHSSLRGAGPQDPSEEDPSDVNFLHASSSFRSKAKPAQPQPAGEKQEQEQSKTLPLEEAVTSIQQLFQLSVSIAFNFLGTENMRNGDYTVAFSYFQKAADRGYSKAQYNVGLCHEHGRGTPRDLSKAALYYRLAASQGHSLAQYRYARCLLQGPSSSLDPEQQRAVSMLKQAADAGLREDSQSRYHLGICYEKGLGVQRSLGEAVRCYQQSAALGNEPAQERLRALFSVEAAAPGSSDLAVRGLKSFSSPSLCSLNTLLAGTLCLPHASSTGNLGLLCRSGRLGASPGAPSRALPPHPYPLERSLVRLGFG; from the exons ATGTGGCGCCTCCCAGGACTCCTGGGCCGAG CTCTTCCCCGTCTGCTGGGACCTGGCCTCCGGGGGCTGAGCTCCAAGTCCACCAGCCCAGATGGCCCTCAGGCTGCCTCCTCTGCCCTGCTGGCCCCTGTGCCCAGCTTTGACAG GTCGGGCCCCCATGGCCCAGGCCCAGGCACAAGCAGGGGCCCAAGGTCCCATGGATGGAAGGCTGCCTTCCAGTGGATGTCTGCCCGTGTCTCCCCAAACACCCTGAGGGATGCCATATCGTGG GGCACTCTGGCCGTGCTGGCCCTGCAGCTGGCAAGGCAGATCCACTTCCAGGCAAACCTGCCAGCAGGACCTCTGCGAGCGGAGCGCTGCTCTTGGCGCAGTCCCCTGGACCATTTCCTCTCGTCTCCCTTGTGGCACCCGTGCTCCT CGCTGCGGAGGCATATTCTccccagccctgatggcccagctcCCAGGCACACTGGCCTCAGGGAACCCAGGCTGAGCCCGGAAGATCGGTCCATTCAGGCCGAGGGCCTCTCTCCACACAGTTCCTTGAGAGGAGCTGGTCCTCAGGATCCCTCTGAGGAAG ATCCCAGTGATGTCAACTTCCTGCATGCCAGCAGTAGCTTCAGATCCAAGGCAAAACCGGCCCAGCCTCAGCCCGCTGGTGAAAAGCAG GAACAGGAGCAATCCAAAACTCTTCCCCTTGAGGAGGCTGTGACTTCCATTCAGCAGCTCTTCCAGCTCAGTGTTTCCATTGCTTTCAACTTCCTGG GGACAGAGAACATGAGGAATGGGGACTACACGGTAGCCTTTTCTTACTTCCAGAAAGCAGCAGACCGCGGCTACAGCAAGGCACAGTACAATGTGGGCTTGTGTCACGAGCACGGCAGAGGCACCCCCAGGGACCTCAGCAAG GCCGCCCTTTATTACCGGTTGGCTGCCAGTCAGGGCCACAGCCTGGCTCAGTACCGCTATGCCAGGTGCCTGCTGCAGGGCCCATCCTCCTCGTTGGACCCTGAGCAGCAGAGGGCAGTGTCCATGCTGAAGCAGGCTGCAGACGCAGGCTTGAGAGAG GACTCACAGAGCAGGTACCACTTGGGAATTTGCTACGAGAAGGGCCTTGGTGTGCAGAGGAGTCTGGGAGAGGCTGTGAGATGTTACCAGCAGTCAGCGGCTCTGGGGAATGAGCCCGCCCAGGAGAGGCTGCGGGCCCTCTTTTCTGTGGAGGCAGCAG CCCCGGGGTCCAGCGACCTGGCAGTTAGAGGATTGAAGtccttctccagcccctccctctgcagcctgAACACTCTGCTGGCAGGAACCTTGTGCCTCCCACATGCCTCAAGCACAGGGAACCTTGGCCTCCTCTGTAGAAGTGGGCGTCTCGGAGCCAGCCCTGGAGCCCCCAGCAGGGCTCTCCCGCCTCACCCCTACCCCTTGGAAAGGAGTCTCGTCAGACTGGGTTTTGGCTAA
- the DELE1 gene encoding death ligand signal enhancer isoform X3, translating into MALPRLLGPGLRGLSSKSTSPDGPQAASSALLAPVPSFDRSGPHGPGPGTSRGPRSHGWKAAFQWMSARVSPNTLRDAISWGTLAVLALQLARQIHFQANLPAGPLRAERCSWRSPLDHFLSSPLWHPCSSLRRHILPSPDGPAPRHTGLREPRLSPEDRSIQAEGLSPHSSLRGAGPQDPSEEDPSDVNFLHASSSFRSKAKPAQPQPAGEKQEQEQSKTLPLEEAVTSIQQLFQLSVSIAFNFLGTENMRNGDYTVAFSYFQKAADRGYSKAQYNVGLCHEHGRGTPRDLSKAALYYRLAASQGHSLAQYRYARCLLQGPSSSLDPEQQRAVSMLKQAADAGLREAQAFLGVLFTKEPYLDEQRAVKYLWLAANNGDSQSRYHLGICYEKGLGVQRSLGEAVRCYQQSAALGNEPAQERLRALFSVEAAAPGSSDLAVRGLKSFSSPSLCSLNTLLAGTLCLPHASSTGNLGLLCRSGRLGASPGAPSRALPPHPYPLERSLVRLGFG; encoded by the exons ATGG CTCTTCCCCGTCTGCTGGGACCTGGCCTCCGGGGGCTGAGCTCCAAGTCCACCAGCCCAGATGGCCCTCAGGCTGCCTCCTCTGCCCTGCTGGCCCCTGTGCCCAGCTTTGACAG GTCGGGCCCCCATGGCCCAGGCCCAGGCACAAGCAGGGGCCCAAGGTCCCATGGATGGAAGGCTGCCTTCCAGTGGATGTCTGCCCGTGTCTCCCCAAACACCCTGAGGGATGCCATATCGTGG GGCACTCTGGCCGTGCTGGCCCTGCAGCTGGCAAGGCAGATCCACTTCCAGGCAAACCTGCCAGCAGGACCTCTGCGAGCGGAGCGCTGCTCTTGGCGCAGTCCCCTGGACCATTTCCTCTCGTCTCCCTTGTGGCACCCGTGCTCCT CGCTGCGGAGGCATATTCTccccagccctgatggcccagctcCCAGGCACACTGGCCTCAGGGAACCCAGGCTGAGCCCGGAAGATCGGTCCATTCAGGCCGAGGGCCTCTCTCCACACAGTTCCTTGAGAGGAGCTGGTCCTCAGGATCCCTCTGAGGAAG ATCCCAGTGATGTCAACTTCCTGCATGCCAGCAGTAGCTTCAGATCCAAGGCAAAACCGGCCCAGCCTCAGCCCGCTGGTGAAAAGCAG GAACAGGAGCAATCCAAAACTCTTCCCCTTGAGGAGGCTGTGACTTCCATTCAGCAGCTCTTCCAGCTCAGTGTTTCCATTGCTTTCAACTTCCTGG GGACAGAGAACATGAGGAATGGGGACTACACGGTAGCCTTTTCTTACTTCCAGAAAGCAGCAGACCGCGGCTACAGCAAGGCACAGTACAATGTGGGCTTGTGTCACGAGCACGGCAGAGGCACCCCCAGGGACCTCAGCAAG GCCGCCCTTTATTACCGGTTGGCTGCCAGTCAGGGCCACAGCCTGGCTCAGTACCGCTATGCCAGGTGCCTGCTGCAGGGCCCATCCTCCTCGTTGGACCCTGAGCAGCAGAGGGCAGTGTCCATGCTGAAGCAGGCTGCAGACGCAGGCTTGAGAGAG GCTCAAGCTTTCCTCGGGGTGCTTTTCACCAAGGAGCCATACCTGGATGAGCAGAGGGCTGTGAAATACCTTTGGCTTGCAGCCAACAATGGG GACTCACAGAGCAGGTACCACTTGGGAATTTGCTACGAGAAGGGCCTTGGTGTGCAGAGGAGTCTGGGAGAGGCTGTGAGATGTTACCAGCAGTCAGCGGCTCTGGGGAATGAGCCCGCCCAGGAGAGGCTGCGGGCCCTCTTTTCTGTGGAGGCAGCAG CCCCGGGGTCCAGCGACCTGGCAGTTAGAGGATTGAAGtccttctccagcccctccctctgcagcctgAACACTCTGCTGGCAGGAACCTTGTGCCTCCCACATGCCTCAAGCACAGGGAACCTTGGCCTCCTCTGTAGAAGTGGGCGTCTCGGAGCCAGCCCTGGAGCCCCCAGCAGGGCTCTCCCGCCTCACCCCTACCCCTTGGAAAGGAGTCTCGTCAGACTGGGTTTTGGCTAA